cctgaggaggaagatgctgtggttgaggaagaggagcaagAGAAGGCCGCGCCGAGAACCAAAGCTCGCCGCGGACGCTCCAGCAAAGCTTGATTGACGCTTTCGTTTCCGACACCGGGTACAGCATGAGTGCCTAAGCTGTGTAGATTGCACAGAAGCTTGTGATATTTTCATATGCCGTCATTGTTGAGATATTGGGATCGGGTCACTGAAGGATGGTTACACTTTGTTGAAAAGTCTTTGCGATTACTATGACTAGTGGGCATGGATCATTTCGTGGAAGTGGATGGTTTAGCTATGCATACACGATAATCAGGGCAAGCGATAATTGAGACGTTCTATCATTGAGGGTCCGTGACGTGGGCGGCTCTGACAAGAAGTTTTTGTTGAACCAATCATGGACCTTGAACTCAAGAGAACCGGTGGCAGAGGTCAGCAGACATGTATAAACTACTGTTAGTGTATTTAGTAGATTGCAGCTCCGCCAACTTCGCATTCACGTCAAACTGAAATAGCAACTGAGAATGGGCCATGCATGATGCTGCCCAGGTGCCAAGTGCCAGGTGCCAGGTGCCAGGTGCCAGGCTTCTTTGACTCAAATCCACAATGGAAACTAACAGACGAATATTCGGGCTGTCCAGTGGGTGGATAATCTCATGCAGGTCCCATCAAGGAGCATTTGCTCAGCTGCCGTCAGGATAAGACATGGACTGGCTAGGTATGTAGGCTGGCTGGCGTTTGTTCCCCACAGACGGCGTGTTTGCGGCTGCGGAGAGCGAGGGGCAGAAAAGCATCCATTGCATCCATCGAGATGACGTTACTCGGAATGACGTCGTCGATGCATCACACATCACGATGCTGAATCACTGTTGACTGCCTACAGCGGGGTCCCAACACGATggaatataaataaacttctCTGCACTCAACAGATattcgccttcttcatcctcaagcaTCAACCACAGCCCAACCTCAAAGACACCTCAAGcacttcaacaccaccagacATCACAATGCCTCGCAACGGAGACGGTTCTTCTGACAACGGCCCTTTTGAGGCTGCCGACCACAACATCGCCCACGGTGTTGGCAAGCCCGACGTGAGTCTATTCATtcaaatcatcatctcgtTTATGTTGTGTCTTTGCCTGACTGACCTACTCACTCCAGTCTGACCGTGTCGACCGCGCTGACAAGACCGCTGGCCTCCCCGAGGGCAAGGACGAGCATGGCCAAGGTCTCCAGGACGCTCCCGCCAGCGGAGGCCAGAGCCAGGGCATCAAGCAGGGCGGGGATGTTGGACAGGGCAACTAGAAGCAAAAGTCTTGATATCTGAGAGGGAATGAGAGAACAGAACAGAGGATGAAAGATACCTAATGACTGCATGGGAAAGTGAGTCAACAACGACCACAACGAAGTGAATACAATGAAAAGAACTACAACAAATGTTTGTGAGTTCCATGGTATTGATGCTGTGATTGATGTCGGCGAATACGTGAACTCGCCAAGTCTGTAAGTCATCCCCCCGCAATGATGCCCCTGCATACAAACTGAGTCTGGTCTAGGATGGAAGCTCATGACCAAAGATCAGTGTGACCAATTGGTGTCGATGCGGGCCTTGCAAGGTCTTCACGGATGTGAACAAATTTGAATTACACATCAACAATTCCAATGGGTCGATCGTCCAAGTTTTTGTTACACGATCCAGGTCCATTCGGTATCATTGCAGTGCTCTCGGCCAATTGAGTTTCAGATGGAGGAACCTTACTCCCAGAAAAGCCTAATCCAACATTGATCTGCAAGACATCGAGATTGAAGAGATAACCAGCGGGGAAATCGTTTTCAACCACAGTCACACAATATAATCTACAACAACAGAGCACGCTGTAACAATAAAACACGAGTGGATCTTCAGGTTCACTTCATCGGTCTGGTGGTCTAGTGGTATGATTCTCGCTTAGGGAAAACCCTACAGCATAGCTTGCGAGAGGTCCCGGGTTCAATCCCCGGCCAGACCCTTATCTTTTGGTGTTTCATTCATGTTGCGTTTTGCTTTTGTGTATtatcatgtatgtatgttCCTTATTGTTACTTACTACTGACTGATACGATAACTgccttctttttaatattacagTTTTTAAAAACTGGGTATTATAGTTTaggctttatatttaagcctcTGCTTATGCTTTTATGTCTATCaagctttaattatattataactttatatatccCTTATTAATAGCCGCTAATACTCCAggaataagttatatatttaagatattaacTCACCTTGTCTTGAATCTGTTGCGtgataaattacttataaaatgcAGCTAAAGTTGACCCTTCCCTTTACGGATTAGAGTGGCTGCTCATTGTATGATTCGTTGAGCTTAAATCAGCCTTATTTCACAATCCCAGTGCAGGTAAATAAATGATGCCATGTGTTAGACTACGGAAATAAAGGCATATACCagataattactaaagagAAGTTTTCTTATGCATTGATTACCATGTAGCCCAAACTCACTTTACCTCTTATCCTCACGACACAAGTAACAACAGCCCTTAATGGTTATTCCCTCGCGTCTTGATTCATGGCCACCTCTCGTCGCTATCAGTCTCATCAATAGGATCGTCGTGTGAACGTTCGTCTCTTTCTTTTGCTCCCGTcgcccttgttcttctctttcttcttgtctgTGTGTGCGCTTTGATTTTtgtcttctttattattgtTCCTGGCGCATCTCTTCGACATGCGGTGCGTTGAGGACGAGGCATTGCTGTTGCCGACTAGTTCAGGCATGAGTCGTGTCCAATCTTGAATTCTTCTCTCGGCATCATTCTTGTGCCGCTGCTCCTTAGCTCTATAGTAGATCATATCCTCAACTGACGAGGCCTCCTGTTCGCCATAAAAGACACGTGGTTCTCCCATATAACTGTAATAGGTGTTGGGCTGGTAATGAGCGTAGAAAGGGCCTGGCAGTGCTTGTCCTACGCCGTGGCTCTGTGAGTGTGTGCCGTCAAGCTATGTACACGATCAGTAAGGGATCTCAAGATATCGACTACTTGACTGTCAACTTACAACATTGGTATCATCCTGGGGTTTGCAGAAATATCCAACAAGCTGCGCGTTGACCCTCAGAGCAGGCTGGCAATCACAGTCACAGGTGCAGCATGGAGCGCCTGGATCACAACTCCAATCAGACAAGGATCTCAAGCTTGTGGTCTCCCAGCAGACATCAGGTCTGTTCAAAGCATGCCTAGTTCTGAATGCTCGTTCTGGGAAGTTTTCGAAAAACTGGTTTTGTGTTGTGCTAATAAGATAAGGCATTCTGACCCAATCGTCGATGTCTGCAACTCTCTGTGTCATGTTGAGATGAGTGATGTCTTCAGTAAAGTACAGCATGTACGGGAAGAGATAGAGCAAGAAAGGGAAGtcaagttaataaaagcattTATACAAATGATTGGAATCTGACATCATGCTACAAGTACATATTTTCTATACTTTCAACACAATATTAAGAACAAGCACATATGCTGTGCAACCATAAGCATTCTTCTTGGATCAAAGAGCCTTGCCAAAAAGCCCGTTAGCATAAAATTACACAACGAGCACTACGGCAGGCTGCCAGAAACTTGCTGCGCTTGATGTAGCTACCCTTATGTGTTCAATAGAGCTTCCTGATCTCTAAACAAACAAGCAAAATGCTCATCCGCCGCTGATACTTTCTGTATAACAATGCCCCATGCCCTCAAGTGAAAGAAAAACGATTGCCAACCCAAATATGTACCAAACGCCTGAGATACTGCGCCATAAAATGCTGCTTGTGGAAGGTGATAGATACAACCACATTTGTTTGTTGCTTGACAAGTCGACCTAACGCAACTTCAAATCAACTTCCGATAGTTTGAGGCCTTTCAGTGTTTGCTGAATGGGAAATCCCTGACATGGTTTGACGTCCCAATGCGCTCGTTGAAATTTATGATGTACTGGAGATAGATGCCCCTTCGCGGAGATTCGTCCGTAACTCAGCTAGGTCATCCATGCCCTCAAGACTTCCTTTGCGGCCCCAGTTCTTGGGCTTCCTTTTGAGGAATGCGCCAACTGCTCCCAGGTAACCCTCATGACGGAGGAAGTATGCTTGCTTCTCCCCCTTACTCCAGAACTTGATGGCATAGCTTAGTGTGTTAATGGTCTGACGATGGCCTCTGATGAAAGAGCCACCGAAATAAATATTGGATAGGTTGTGAATTTGGGACTGCAGGTAGGCGATCTGTCCAATATTGTTTGAGATGGCGTACAGGAGAGACCTTGAAACATCTGCGCTGTTGAAGGATGCGTCTTCCGGCGTAGCAGATCTGCCATCTTCGGCTGCTGATTCAGCCTCTCTCTTCATACGAAAAACTTTACCAAAGGACGAAGCGATTGTTGTGCTCTTGAGTCCTATCTTGCCATAGTCTGTTCCATAGATGTCGCCAACTAGCATATCGACGTTGGCATTGTCGCCGTGAGCGGCTTGCTCAAGCATCTCGTCAAAAGTTCGCGCGCCAGTGagcagagacaagagacCCCAGAGAGTACCACCACCGAGTGATGTACCTCCGACTCGCTGATATGATCTTGGCCCAGTGACCTTGAGGAATGAGACGCCTGAGCCGATATTTACGAGCAGATAAggatatatattatcttgTGGCACGACGAAGTGCATGGGATCTGTTTCGGAGTAGGTAAAGACCTCGCGGGGGATTTCGGTTATAAAAAAGTCGAGTCCTAGAAAAACTATCAGCTCAAACGTTCTTGATAGCGAATAGAGCTGCTCACCAATGATGAGACattccatctcatcctcttgCGATACGTCCACTTCAAGTGCGGCTCGAATTTTGTCATAATACTTGTACGCGCCACCACCAGTCGCCATCACACACAACTCTCCCGGTTGTGAGCCATTGACAAGTTGGTTATCACGCAGATGTCGCATAAACTCCACACAGTCATCAATGCGATCTGTTTCGAAGCTTTGAAAGTTCAGTCGGCCGCCGGGATCCGTAGAATCAACTTCGCGCGAGAAGTAAACGAGTTTTATAAGCGATCCGCCAATCTACAATGACACTCGCCACGTCAGCCATCGCTCCCCTTCTTGTGATTCAGAACGGATATACGTACGTCAATCGCAATATGGCTCACAATCGCAGTGTGGTATGGCAACCGGATGTCGCTCGTTTCGGGGTGCGTCGGGCTCATTCGGCCGTTATGAGCTGCAGCACCGCCCGCGCTTGCGCCAGAGGTAGAGGCTGGCGTCGCCGTATCGGGGTCGACGATGAAAGCGCCTTTGACATTAATTCTGACACTGCCAGGGCGGATGATGGTGCTGTCTATTTCATCGGTCGACGTCATGGTACGGCGGCGCTTGTGGTCCAAAGGATGCGCCGGAGCTTGTAGTTCTTGTGCAATCGCATCTTCGTGTTCCGAGACGGGAGTCATTGTGTGATTATGTCTCTCGTGCCACGCTCGATTGACTTTCGAGAGGATGGAGGGGGTAATTTAGTAGATAGATAGTGGAGATAGTTCGAGTTGAAGCACTGGAGAGCAGATTGTCAATGCCCACGGAGAGTTATTGCATAGCCTGCTCTATGAGGATGTATAGGGGGGCGGCAACAGATTTGAACGTGAATTCGAATTATGAAATGGGGAGAACAAGGGAGATAGATGGGTAAGGAGGTCAGGGCTACCTTAACATATAATAAACCGCTATGGAGGGGCTCTAATAATCGGATGGGGAGACTTGGATATTACAATGGGGTTGACCCTTTATCGATAGCGGTCGTTCATCATTTTAGTTCTCCAAAAGCCGGTGGGCCGAGGCTCCGGATTGCCTGGGGAAAGCTCCCCAGAAAATACGGATACAGGGTGTCAAAATGTACTTATTCGCTCAACAAAGATGTATGCGAAATTGGCTCCTCTTCCCCGATCTCTCGCCAATTGGACTCTGTTGAAAAGATCTGCAATTGAAGGTCATCGCATTGGCCTCTTATGCGCATTCTTATTCGGAGATTTTCCTTTTTTGCTGACGGTGAGACGTAATGCAAGCCTTCTTACTCCCGCATTATAAAGCATGAGTTTGACAGTCCCGATGGCCCGGCTACAGAGGGGTCATGACTTAATGCCGAGCTTGGCTAGATACCTAAATTGCCGTCGGCTTTAGTAAACGGGGGATGGAGCGGCATTCAAGCGCACAGTCGTCAAGAGCGGCAGTTTTTCATCCGTTATCAACAATAGGGGTCAATTATAAGCAATATCAATACTGTTTTAGACAACAATGCCAGCAGCAAGATATACTCGAGAGTCTCCTAGACACTCCCCTCAAACGCCAACATCCGCAAACGAAAGTAGGGTATCCGTAGCTCAGATCATGGCAAAGACCATTACAAAAAAATCTAAAGGAAGCTATTAAAACAGTGCCATGAGGTACTATAGTCGTTTTGCCATGGCAAGAAAAGAACAAAGCTTTCTGGGCGATCAAAAGAAATGGCCTCCTGGAACAGCAACAAAGATAGCGGCGATGATGCCGCCCAGGAGAACTGAAGCGAGTATTGCTTGGACGAATATGGTGTCTTGAATCTGTCGCAATGCGGGCTCCTGAATCCAGACCTCGCGGTCGAACACTTTGCGGACCACATTGCGCTTTTCGTACTTGACGACCCAGGGTTCATCCTCGTAGCTGTTTTTAGATCCGAACGAGTCGAAGCTCTGCTTCTGCGCATATTCCATGTTCTCGCTGTCCACAAACAGTTCCCACGGCCTGACATGTCGGTGATGCATTCCATGCAGAACAACACACATGCCCTTGTAGGCCGCAACAAGTGTGCTTataccaagaacaagacctATGGCTGCCAGTGCCCGGTA
The window above is part of the Fusarium musae strain F31 chromosome 6, whole genome shotgun sequence genome. Proteins encoded here:
- a CDS encoding hypothetical protein (EggNog:ENOG41), coding for MPRNGDGSSDNGPFEAADHNIAHGVGKPDSDRVDRADKTAGLPEGKDEHGQGLQDAPASGGQSQGIKQGGDVGQGN
- a CDS encoding hypothetical protein (EggNog:ENOG41), with protein sequence MTQRVADIDDWVRMPYLISTTQNQFFENFPERAFRTRHALNRPDVCWETTSLRSLSDWSCDPGAPCCTCDCDCQPALRVNAQLVGYFCKPQDDTNVLDGTHSQSHGVGQALPGPFYAHYQPNTYYSYMGEPRVFYGEQEASSVEDMIYYRAKEQRHKNDAERRIQDWTRLMPELVGNSNASSSTHRMSKRCARNNNKEDKNQSAHTDKKKEKNKGDGSKRKRRTFTRRSY
- a CDS encoding hypothetical protein (EggNog:ENOG41~BUSCO:EOG09262IP2), encoding MTPVSEHEDAIAQELQAPAHPLDHKRRRTMTSTDEIDSTIIRPGSVRINVKGAFIVDPDTATPASTSGASAGGAAAHNGRMSPTHPETSDIRLPYHTAIVSHIAIDIGGSLIKLVYFSREVDSTDPGGRLNFQSFETDRIDDCVEFMRHLRDNQLVNGSQPGELCVMATGGGAYKYYDKIRAALEVDVSQEDEMECLIIGEQLYSLSRTFELIVFLGLDFFITEIPREVFTYSETDPMHFVVPQDNIYPYLLVNIGSGVSFLKVTGPRSYQRVGGTSLGGGTLWGLLSLLTGARTFDEMLEQAAHGDNANVDMLVGDIYGTDYGKIGLKSTTIASSFGKVFRMKREAESAAEDGRSATPEDASFNSADVSRSLLYAISNNIGQIAYLQSQIHNLSNIYFGGSFIRGHRQTINTLSYAIKFWSKGEKQAYFLRHEGYLGAVGAFLKRKPKNWGRKGSLEGMDDLAELRTNLREGASISSTS